The genomic DNA CCGCTTATATCGCATGGCAGCGGATGACGCCGGAGGTTCGCGAAAAGGTTGTCAAAATATTGCAAGCCGCTCCTGAAGATTCCAATATCGCGGCTTACTATTCCGGTCGGGGGCTTCGTTCCCAAGAATCGCAGCGTCGTGAGTTCTTTATGCTGATGGCCTATTGGCCAGATATCGTGCGCGATCGGGCGTTCGAAGTTCGCAACAAGAAATATCACCAAGGCGACTGGCACTATGTCAATCTGTTTTGGAAATGGGAAGGCGGTAAGTCGGTCTTTATCGACGAAATGGAGCCAAACGGAAATGCTCTCAAGAAGATCACCGAATTTGACGCACTTATTCGGTCCGGAGCTGCGGACTCAGAAAAGGCCATCGCCATTGCGTGGCTCGAGCACCTGATCGGCGACATTCATCAACCACTGCATGCATCGGGCAAGGTCACCGAGTCAAATCCGAAGGGCGACCAAGGAGGCAATCTTTTTTTGTTGACGCCAAAAGGCACGCCGCGAGAAAAACAGGAAAACCTGCATTGGTTCTGGGATTCGATCATCGGTCGTTATTCACCTAACACAAAGGATCAGTCTGATGCAGAATACCTCGATCCGATCGCTCAGGAGATCATCAAGCTCTATCCGTACGATAAGCAAAAAGATTCGCTCAATAGCGGAAAATTTGATCTGTGGGCAAGAGAAAGTGTCGAGATCGCGATGAGCGAGCTTTATAAGGATCTGAAATTCTTTGAATCACCGTCTGACAAGTACAAGAAAAAAGCATTTGAGATAGGACAAAAGAGATTGGCTCTCGCCGGTTACCGAATGGGCGATCTGTTCAACGAAGCATTCGGTACCAAGCCGGCCGTCGCCGAAAGCACGATCCCGTGCAAGATCATCCGCAAGGTCATGTATCCGGTAACGAAGACCAGCTCGGTCAAGCAGACACTTGAGATCGCACTTTTGGACCTATGTCCTACGCAGGTCGCATCGCGTCCAATGTACAGCTTCTTTATCGACGGCAAAATGGTGATGAAGGAGTACGACGTTGTAAAGACCTTTAAGACTGAGGCCGAGGCACGTAAATACGCTGCCGAGAATAACGTGACGGACATCAGCCTCTAGTCGTGACCCATAAATGACACCAACTGAGACACTCCAATACTATCGCGAACGCCAGTCGGTAATTGTCGATGCGATACGCGAGATAGTCGATAACGAATCGCCTTCGCACGATGCTGTGCGGAGCCGTGCGGTGGTCGATTGGGTCGAACGGCAGGCACTGGCGACCGGCATTGATGTAGCGATCGAGCGGATCAGTGTCGATGACGGCGATCATATCGTTAT from Acidobacteriota bacterium includes the following:
- a CDS encoding S1/P1 nuclease — protein: MKIVTRLAVLFALIGCISIPAFGWDEAGHKITAYIAWQRMTPEVREKVVKILQAAPEDSNIAAYYSGRGLRSQESQRREFFMLMAYWPDIVRDRAFEVRNKKYHQGDWHYVNLFWKWEGGKSVFIDEMEPNGNALKKITEFDALIRSGAADSEKAIAIAWLEHLIGDIHQPLHASGKVTESNPKGDQGGNLFLLTPKGTPREKQENLHWFWDSIIGRYSPNTKDQSDAEYLDPIAQEIIKLYPYDKQKDSLNSGKFDLWARESVEIAMSELYKDLKFFESPSDKYKKKAFEIGQKRLALAGYRMGDLFNEAFGTKPAVAESTIPCKIIRKVMYPVTKTSSVKQTLEIALLDLCPTQVASRPMYSFFIDGKMVMKEYDVVKTFKTEAEARKYAAENNVTDISL